The following nucleotide sequence is from Aspergillus luchuensis IFO 4308 DNA, chromosome 1, nearly complete sequence.
cGAGGCTTCTGTCCCTGCTGCCGGAACTTCTGCTGGCTCGACTCCTGCTGAGCCTACCTCCCAGTCAGCCGGTGCCTCCGTCGTCGCCCAGGGCTCCGGCTCTGCCTCGGCTGCTACCAGCACCTCGTCTTCCGGCTCCTACTTCGGTACTTCCAGCAACTCCACCGGCCAGTGCTCAACCAAGACCGTCACCAAGACCCGTATCGAGACCACAATTCCCTCCCAGGCCATGGCCAGCTCTCTCCTTACCAGCTCTGGCAGTGTCTTCGAGAAGTCCAAGCCTTTGTACGGGTCGTATGCCGCCTCGTCCTTCGTCAGCGTCAAGTCGGCCGGTGCCAAGGGTGACGGTACCACCGATGACACTGCTATCATCCAGAGTGTCCTGAACAACGCCACCGAGGACCAGATCGTGTACTTCGACCACGGTGCCTACATCATCACCGATACCATCAAGGTTcccaagaacatcaagaTCACTGGTGAGGTGTGGCCCATGCTCATGGCGTATGGCGACAAGTTCTCGGACCAGAAGAACCCTATCCCGATGCTCCAGGTCGGTGAGGCCGGTGAGTCTGGCTCCGTTGAGATCAGTGACCTCGTCCTGGAGACCAAGGGCCCCGCTCCTGGTGCCATCCTGGTGCAGTGGAACCTCCAAGCCGCTTCCCAAGGCTCTGTTGGTATGTGGGATGTCCATGCCCGCATCGGTGGCTCTGCCGGCACTGAGCTTCAGTCCGACACCTGCGCGAAGACCCCCAGCCAGACCACCACAGCCAACGAGAAGTGCATTGgcgccttcctcctcttccacgcCACCCAGAATGCCAGCGTCTACCTGGAGAACACCTGGTTCTGGACTGCTGACCACGACCTTGACGCTTCCGGCCACGGACAGATTAACATTTACAACGGTCGCGGTATCCTCCTCGAGAGTCAGGGTCCAGCTTGGCTGTATGGCACGGCTGCCGAACACAACCAGCTGTACAACTACCAGGTTTCCAACGCCAAGAACGTCTTCATGGGCTTGATCCAGACCGAGACCCCTTACTACCAGGCCAACCCCAACGCTCTGACTCCCTTCACCCCGCAGACCTCCTGGTCCGACCCCGACTTCTCGTACTGCACGACCGATTCCTGCCGCAAGGCCTGGGGTCTCCGTATCATCAACAGCTCCGAGACCTACATCTACGGTGCCGGTCTCTACAGCTTCTTCGACAACTACTCGCAGACATGCCTGGCCACGGAGTCCTGCCAAGAGAACATTGTTGAGGTGGACTGCTCCGACGTGCACATCTACGGGCTGAGCACCAAGGCCAGCACCAACATGATCACGTCGTCCAGCGGCGATGGCCTTGTCCCGCAAGAGGGTAACGAGAGCACATACTGCTCGACGATCGCCTTGTTCGAGCAATCGTCATCTATTTAATTTGTGCTTTTACATCAGAgacaatacatacatacagtgATAAAGCAGTTATTTGTTTTCTCGATGCCCTTTGAATGGAAGGGATCTTAGATGCATTTGGGagggttgattgattgttgggGAACACACATACGGATATACCACTTTGTTGTCACAATTTATATTTTTGCCTACATCCATTCATTTTATCCTTCTATTCTTATCCCATTCGTTACATCTATTGGTTCTATACTGGCTTGGTaattgaggtggtggtgagacTGGTTATGGTGTGTAGCGGTAGAAGTTTCCCCTGTGGCTATACAGTAGTTGAAATAAAAGTCAATGATCAGATTGTTTCTATCACACTATAATGGAGTTGATCGCAGCTCCTTCGCTTTACATGGCTCATTGACATGAACAGACTCCATTCTCCTATGGGCCTCGTTATGTCCTCTATCACTGACCTCctaatcttttaaaaaataaatgacAATAGTTAAAATAATCCTTCCACATAGATAGACTGCTTCATCTCTCCCCAGCCTCCTCTGACTATATCTCACCCATCTTT
It contains:
- the exgO gene encoding exo-beta-1,3-glucanase Exg0 (CAZy:GH55;~COG:G;~EggNog:ENOG410PK13;~InterPro:IPR012334,IPR011050,IPR024535;~PFAM:PF12708;~SECRETED:SignalP(1-20)); this encodes MLFVSYVCLLLSVPVALVNAVPTAGSVDVTSHLAVRASDYWVGTIKRQGTVPFGNTTSSYAIYRNVKDYGAKGDGSTDDTDAINKAISSGGRCGSGCDSSTTTPALVYFPAGTYVVSKPIVQYYYTQMVGDANDLPVLKAASSFSGMAVIDADPYDSNGDNWYTNQNNFFRAVRNFVIDLTAMPASSGAGIHWQVGQATSLQNIRFEMVKGGSNNKQQGIFMDNGSGGFMSDLTFNGGNYGAFFGNQQFTTRNLTFNDCNTAIYMNWNWAWTFKSVSINNCQVGLNMSASPSNQTVGSVLMLDSTFTSTPIGVVTAFSSDSIPTGGGALVLENVDFTGSTVAIASVNGDTILKGGSVVSNYVQGNVYTPGSSSNSNNNSTVSKRSPAVQAEDVQVITQTITETITACGADYATETAAGSFGTASDVGAEGSTTTAAAGVVPLSSMSVQYPAAGSYSWEGFDSETSQATTATNEASVPAAGTSAGSTPAEPTSQSAGASVVAQGSGSASAATSTSSSGSYFGTSSNSTGQCSTKTVTKTRIETTIPSQAMASSLLTSSGSVFEKSKPLYGSYAASSFVSVKSAGAKGDGTTDDTAIIQSVLNNATEDQIVYFDHGAYIITDTIKVPKNIKITGEVWPMLMAYGDKFSDQKNPIPMLQVGEAGESGSVEISDLVLETKGPAPGAILVQWNLQAASQGSVGMWDVHARIGGSAGTELQSDTCAKTPSQTTTANEKCIGAFLLFHATQNASVYLENTWFWTADHDLDASGHGQINIYNGRGILLESQGPAWLYGTAAEHNQLYNYQVSNAKNVFMGLIQTETPYYQANPNALTPFTPQTSWSDPDFSYCTTDSCRKAWGLRIINSSETYIYGAGLYSFFDNYSQTCLATESCQENIVEVDCSDVHIYGLSTKASTNMITSSSGDGLVPQEGNESTYCSTIALFEQSSSI